The Intrasporangium calvum DSM 43043 sequence TCGGCGGCTGGCGGAACCGCTCCTCGCTATCGACGACCTGCCTCGCTTCGACAGCTCGGCGATGGACGGCTACGCAGCGGTCCCCGAGACGCCTGACCAGCGGGTCTTCCTCGTGGTGGGTGACGTCGCGGCCGGTGACGCGGCCGGTTTCGTCCTCGAGCCCGGCCAGGCCGCCCGCGTCATGACCGGCGCCCGGCTGCCGACGGGTGCGGTGGGCGTCGTGCCCGTCGAGCAGACCGACGCGGAGCGGACCGGACCCGCCCCCCGGCAGGTGACTTTCGCGGCGCCGGTCGCGCCGGGTCGTCACGTTCGGAAGCAGGCCGAGGACATCGCGGCCGGAGTCCCGGTCGCGGGGACCGGGGCCCCGCTCACTGCTGCGGTCATCGCGCTGGCCCGCTCCGCCGGCTGCACCGAGGCGGTCGTCCACGTCCCGACCCGGGTCGCGGTCGTCGCCACCGGTGCCGAGCTGACGGTCCCCGGCGTGGACCCCGGCCGGGGCGGCATCCACGAGTCGAACTCCGAGATGGTCGCCGCTCTGGCGTCCGCCGCCGGGTGCAGCGTGACCCGGGTCGCCACCTGCACCGACGACCCGGGTGCCCTGGAGGGTCTGCTCACCGAGCTCAGCGCAGCCCCCGACGTCGACCTCGTCATCACGACGGGCGGTGTCAGCGCGGGCGCCTACGAGGTGGTGCGCCAGGTCTGCGAGCCGCGCGAGTCGTTCAGCTTCGTCCACCTCGCCATGCAGCCGGGTGGACCGCAAGGTCTGGGCCGCTGGGATGGCATGCCGGTGGTCTGCCTGCCCGGCACACCGGTGGGCGCCTTCGTCTCCTTCGAGATGCTGGTGCGACCGGCGCTCGACGAACGCCATGGTGCCCCGGCGCGCGGAGCCAGCTCAGCGGCATACGTCGGAAGGCCCCGGCACACCCGGGCCGGCATGGTCCAGTTCATCTCCGGAGTCGTCGCTCCCGACGGGACCGTCAGCGCACCCGACGCGCGTCACCTGTCGGCGCTCGCGGGCTCCAACGCGCTCATCGAGGTGCCTGAGACGGTCGAGCAGATCGTCCCGGGAGACATCGTCACCGTCCACCCGCTCTGACCGCAACACACCCGCTTACCGCCTGACCCTGACGCCTGCAGACGGCAAGGTCACGCGGTAGGCGGGTGTGTTGCGGAAGGGGTGCGACGGAGGGCGCAGCGGTCAGGCGTTGCCCTGGCTCGCGTCGGCGACCCACGGCCCCAACGGCGGGTTCCACTCGCGCACGACCCGGCGCAGCACGTAGCCGCCGGCCCAGTACGGGTCCTCCTCGAACGTCGCCAGCACGTCGGCGAGCGAGTCCGCCTCCACGATGATGAGCGCGCCGTTGGGTGGCTCCTCGACCGTCACCTCACCCTCGGAGAACTCGTCGTGCCCGGCCTGGTACATCCCCGCGGCGCGGAGCCCCGGCAGCCCGGTCAGCCAGTCGCGGTGGTCGGGCCGGATCTTGAGCTGCTCAGTCATGTCCTCGGGATAGGTGTACTGGATCGCGAAGATGGCCATGGCTGGACTGTAGTCAGGGAAACCGCAATCGGTCACCGCGGGAGTACACGTTGAGCGTCGCCCCGCGGACGAAGCCCAGCAGCGTCATCCCCGCGTCGGACGCCGTCTCGACGGCAAGGGACGACGGCGCGGACACCGCGGCCAGGCACGGCACCCCGCCCATCAGGGCCTTCTGCGTCAGCTCGAAGGACGCCCGGCCGGAGACCATGAGCACGCACCCGGTGGCCGGGAGGCGCCCGGAGAGCAGGGCCCACCCGAGGACCTTGTCGACGGCGTTGTGCCGGCCGACGTCCTCGCGCACCGCGAGGAGCTCTCCGCCCGGGCCGAAGAGGCCTGCTGCGTGCAGCCCCCCCGTCTTGTCGAACGACCGCTGCTCGGACCGCATCCGCTCGGGCATGGCCGTGATCACGGCGGCCGGCCAACGGGTGGCGTCGTCCCGGACCGGCCACTGAGTGCGCGCGCGGAGCTGCTCGATGGAGGCCTTGCCGCAGACTCCGCAGGACGACGACGTGAAGAAGTTCCGCGCCAGCTCCGCGGCCGGTTGGGCCACCCCTGGAGCGAGGGTGACGTCGATGACGTTGTAGGTGTTCTCCTCGAAGCCGCTCTCCCCGGAGACGACGGCTCCCTCGCAGTAGCGGGCGAGGCTGACGTCGGCGGCGTCTCGGATGATGCCCTCGGTGAGGAGGAAGCCGTGGACGAGCTCGATGTCGTGGCCGGGGGTGCGCATGGTGACCGTGAGCGGTGTGCCCCCGACGCGCAGCTCGAGCGGCTCCTCCACGGTGACGGTGTCGGTGCGCGACCGGCTCGTCGGTCGGTCGCCCGACACGTCAACGACCGTGACCTTGGTGCGCTGCGTGACACGTCCCATGCGGCAAGCGTGCCAGACTCCGACCGTGCAGCCGTCCCTCGCCCGAGCCGCCGCCGTCGTCCTCACTGGTGGGGCGTCGTCGCGGATGGGCCGCCACAAGCCGGCCATCCACGTCGCGGGCCGCGCCATCGTCGAACGGGTCGTCGGGGCGGTGGGCGGGTGGCCCCTCGTCGTCGTGGGCAGCGGTGCCGCCGTTCCCGAAGGGACGCGAGTCGTCTCGGAGGAGCCCCCGGGTGGGGGGCCGGTCGCCGGGATCGCCGCTGGGTGGGCTGCCCTCACCACCGGGACGGATGCCGCTGGGCTCGCTCCCAGCGGACCGGACGTCGTCCTCGTGCTCGCTGGGGATCTGCCCTTCCTCACCCGGGCCCACCTCGAGGCCCTGGTGGCCGCTGCCGAGGGCTCGGTCGCCGTGACGTGGTCGTCGACCGGCCCCAACTGGCTGTGTGCCGCCTGGCCCGCCGAGCTGCTCAGGGAGCGGCTGGCGGCCGTCGGCTCGCCCGCCGGGGTGAGTGTGCGGCGCCTCCTGGGTGACGTCCCGCGGGTCGAGGTGCGGGACGAGGCGGACGTCGCCACGGACGTCGACACCCCGGAGGACCTGGAGGCGGCGCGACGCCGCGCTGACGGGTCGGAGGCGCCCGGGTCCTGACGGGGGACGTGTCCTGAGGCTCAGGGGTCGACCCGGGCGGTGGACCGCCTCAGGTGGCGGGTGCGGGGACCGGGCTGGTCGGAGTCGTGCACCGGGTGGTGGCGGGCGACGACAGGGTCACGTCGGCGACGAGCGCCCCGACGAGACCGGCCACCTCACCGAGCGAGGGGTCGCGCAGGTCGAGGGGGCGCAGCTTGTGGTCGGTGATGTTGATGAGGATGGCGTCGTTGGACGTCTGGTCGTCGCCCTCCGGCGGGAGGGGGACCGTGGCCGCCGTGGAGCCGGCGGTCGGAACGCTCGCGTCGACGAGCCGCAGCGTGTTGAGGAGCGAGAGGAGGTGCTTCTGCTCGGGACCGGTCAGCTGGCAGACCCTGCCGTGCACGGAGCGGGTGTCGACGAGCACCTTCCCGTCGGCGTGGAGCACGACGGTGTCGTCGTAGCCCGCGATGCCGCCGGTGCGGCGCAGGGTGAGCGGGAAGAGCGGCGTGGTCAGCGGCTCGGTCGAGTCGCCGATCGGCCCTCCGGCGAAGGTGCGCGTGGCGGGCTGCGAGTCGATCGGCGCGGGAGTGCCGCTGCTGCCGCGGTCGGCCCCGGCGCACCCGCCCAGACCGACGGCGAGACTCATCGCGACGACCGCGAGTCCCGTCCTCCCCATGCCGACCACTATGCGCCCTTCAGGTGCCAGGATGCGCGCCGACGTGCGCGCAGGATTGCAACACTACGGTGAACTTTTCCCGCGCCACCTCGCCACCGGCGTCCAGCTGGTGGGCGGGTCAGCCGGCGTCCTCGGCGTCGTAGGACCTGAGGAAGTCGATGATGAAGGGCGCCGCATGGGTCGTCCCGCTCGGCCCCTCCTCGTGGTACGCCGCGATGGCGAGGTCACCCCGACCGGCCACCATCCACGCATGGGTCCGGGGCGGGTTCGTCGTCCCGAACTCGGCGGTGCCGGTCTTGGCATACTCGACGCCGACCGTCCGGAGCACCGTGCCGCTGCCCTCCGTGACCACGGCTCGCAGGGCGCGGCGCAGCACCTCGGCCTCCTCCTGCCGCAGCGGGGTCGCCGGGGCCGGGAGCGCCGTGTCGGTGACGACCAGCCGCGGCCGGACCGTCTCTCCCCGCATCACGGAGGCGATGACGAGCGCCATGGTGAGCGGCGAGGCCTCGACGCGTCCCTGGCCGATGAACGACGCCGCGCGCTCGACGACGTCGTCGGTCGGCGGCACTGACCCGAGGAAGCCGGTGAAGGGCAGGTCGAGCTCCTCGCCCATGCCGAGGGACTCCGCCGCGGCGATGAGCTCGTCCTGGGAGACCTTCTCGTGCTGGCTGATGAAGGCGGTGTTGCAGGAGTATGCGACGGCCCGCTCGAGCGGGATGTCGCCGAGCTGGGAGGACGGGTACCTGCTGTAGTTGCCGAAGACGCGCCCGTTGACCGTCAGGGTGTCCGTGCACGGGAGCTTCGTCTCGGCGGTCGCCCCCTTCCGGATGAGGGCGAGCGCGCTGGCGATCTTGAAGGTGGAGCCCGGCGCCTCCTTGCCGGCCAGGGCGAGCGGGGCCTGCTCGGCCCCGGGGCCGACCGCGGCGGCGAGGACCTCGCCGGTCGAGACCTTGACCGCGACGAGGGCGGTCGGGCGCTTCGTCTGCTCCGCGAGTGCTGCCTCGGCCGCCGTCTGGGCCTTCGCGTCGAGCGTCACGGCGAGCGGCTCCGCCTTCTCCGAGGGCTCGGCGAAGAGCTCGCGTTTGTCGATGGCCGACCCGTCCTTGCCGCGCTGGACCGCGTGGACGGCGACGCCCGGCTTGCCCCGGAGCCGCTCGTCGTAGCGCAGCTGCAGGCCGTTCTGCCCGACGACGTCGCCGACCTCGAGCACGCCGCCGGACTTCTCGATCTGCTCGGCGGTCGCCTCGGCCACCCGCCCCAGGATCGGCGCGGCCCAGGTGCGGGTGGGGGCCAGCACCTGCATCGCCGGCACCCGGAGGGCTCCGTCCACGGAATCGATCCGGTCGACGTTGTCGGCGAGCGTGGGGTCCGTGACCCGGAGGGTGATGGCGGCGACGAAGGCCTTCGGCCCCGCCGCTGCGACCCGGTCGGCGAAGGCGGTGCCGTCGACACCGACGACCTCCGCCAGCGCACGCGCGGATCGCGTGGCGGTGGCTCCGGAGACCTTCGTCTTGTCGATCCCGATGTGGGCGACCTCCCGCTCGGTCATCAGCCTGCCACCGCGGCGGTCGACGATGTCGGCGCGCCGCGGCCACGTCCGGACGATGTCGAGGGTCTCGTCCGCGGCGAGCTCGGGGGCCACGACCGACGGGGCCCAGCGCACCTGCCAGGTGTTCTCGGCCAGGGTGAGTGGGACCTGGGTCTCGTAGGTCCAGTCCTGCGCGCTCGCCGACACGTCCCACGTCGTGCGGAGCGTCGCCGTCGCGCTCGTGCCCTCCTCGTCGGGCACGACGCCGGCGACCGCCACCGACGGCCGCAGGTCGCCGAGGTCCTCGTAGACCCCTTTGAGGAAGGCGGTCGCCTGTTGGGCGGTCGTGCCGCTCAGCGTCACTCCCGTCAGGTCGCCCCTGGCGAGACCGCGGGCGAGCGCCGTTGCGGTGTCGGCCGGATCCGGGTCGGACTCGAAGAGCGAGCAGCCTGCCGTGAGGCTGGTGGCCAGGACGAGACTGACGGCTGCGGAGATGGTGCGACGTGTGGAGGTGCCCCTGCGCATGGGGTCCACCGTACGTCGTGGTCCGGACGTCCTCGTGAAGTAGGTTGGGCGACATGTCCCGACCGCACGCGGCCGCCATCATCGAGGACGCCTTCAACGAGCAGGTCGAGCGGCTCCTGCGTGGGCGCGGTTGGGGCAACCGCGTCGTCACGCACATCGGCTACGGCACGAGCACCTACGTCCGCGTCTTCGCCCGGATCGTCCTCGGCCGCCGGGGTGAGGCGGGACCGCCGGAGCGACAGGACGCGACCGGCGCGCTGGTCCCGCGTCGGTACGACCGGGGGTGGCGCGTGTTCGTCACGGCGCCCGCCGCGGGCGTCCCCGTCGTCGTGACCATCGGGGACCGGGAGGTCTACGGCCGCTCGGACCGGGGCGGCTACATCGATGTCGTCGCCCACGACCACGGTCTGGGGCCGGGCTGGCAGCAGGTCGTCGTCGCGGCACAGGGCACCGACCCGGTGCCGGCCGACATCTTCGTCGTCGGCGACGACGTCACCTTCGGCATCGTCAGCGACATCGACGACACCGTCATCACGACGATGCTGCCGCGTCCGATGATCGCCGCGTGGAACACCTTCGTCCGCAGCGGCAAGTCGCGCCGGGCGGTGGCCGGGATGGCGCCGATGTACCGGCGGCTGCTCGCCGCCCACCGCGGGGCCCCGATCGTCTACCTCTCGACGGGCGCGTGGAACACGACACCCACACTGACCCGGTTCCTCGTCGAGGCGGGCTATCCACTGGGACCGTTCCTCATGACGGACTGGGGTGCGACCAACACGGGCTGGTTCCGGAGCGGGCAGGAGCACAAGCGCAGCGCGCTCCACCGGCTGGCCCGCGACTTCCCGCACATCACTTGGCTCCTCGTCGGTGACGACGGCCAGCACGATCCGCAGATCTACGCCGAGTTCGCGGAGGCGCGGCCCGACCGGGTCGGTGCCGTCTGCATCCGTCAGCTGACGCCCACCGAGCAGGTCCTCTCGCACCCGATGGGGCGAGCGGAGGGGCCGCACCGCGGGTGGGCGAGCCGGACCGCGCCCACCTTCCTCGCCCCGGACGGCGACGGGCTGCTGCGGATGCTCGACGAGGCGGGGATGGTCGGCGAGCCGGTCGCGGCCGACGAGCAGCCCTCCCGCCCGCCGGTGACCTGACGAGCACGTCGAGTGCGCAGTTCCTGCCCGGCAGGTTCTGCACACTCGACGGGGTGGGCGGGAGGGCTGGGACGCCCCGTGGCCCCTGGGAGCGAGCTCAGCGGCATGCGGGCGCGTGCTTTGGCAGGATGGGGGCATGCCTGAGCTGCCCGAGGTGCAGGCGCTCGTCGACTTCCTCGCCGAGCGGACGGCCGGCCTGGCCGTGACGAAGGTCGAGCTGGCCTCGATCAGCGCGCTCAAGACGTTCAACCCGCCGCCCCAGTCGCTCGAGGGGGCACCCATCGACGGGGTGCACAGGCACGGGAAGTTCCTCGACATCGACTGCGACGGCACCCATCTCGTCTTCCACCTCGCCCGGGCCGGCTGGCTGCGGTGGAGCGACCAGCTGCCGACGACCGTGCTGAGACCCGGCAAGTCCCCGATCGCCTTGCGCGTCAGGCTCTCCGATGGCAGCGGCTTCGACCTGACCGAGGCCGGCACGAAGAAGTCGCTCGCCGCCTACATCGTCCGCGACCCCAAGGAGGTGCCCGGTGTCGCCCGGCTCGGGCCGGACCCCCTCGCCGACGACTTCACGCTGGAGCGCTTCCGGGAGCTGCTCACCGGTCGGCGGACCCAGATCAAGGGCCTGCTCCGCGACCAGGAGGTCATCGCCGGGGTCGGGAACGCCTACAGCGACGAGATCCTCCACGTGGCGAAGGTCAGCCCCTTCGCCATCGCCGGGAGCCTGCCCCCGGACGTGGTGGACCGCCTCTACGCAGCGCTCCGCGAGACGCTGTCGAGCGCCGTGCACGCTGCTTCGGGCAAGCCGGCCAAGGAGCTCAAGGATGCCAAGCGGGCAGGCATGCGCGTCCATGCCCGCACGGGCCAGGCCTGCCCCGAGTGTGGCGACGTCGTGCGGGAGGTGAGCTTCGCCGACACCTCGCTGCAGTACTGCGCCACCTGCCAGACCGGTGGCAAGCCGCTCGCCGACCGGCGGATGTCCCGGCTGCTCAAGTAGGTCCCGCCGTCAGGGGACGATGCGGTTCGCAGGGCCGCCACTATCGTGACGAGCGTGAAGATCCTGTCGATCCAGTCCCACGTCGCCTACGGCCACGCCGGCAACTCGGCGGCCGTCTTCCCGCTCCAGCGGCTCGGGCACGATGTCTACCCCGTGCTGACGGTCACCTTCTCCAACCACACGGGCTACGGTGCGACCCGCGGACCGCTGATCGCACCGGATGACATCGCCGAGGTGCTCCTGGGCATCGAGGAGCGTGGCGCGTTCCCGCACATCGACGCGGTCCTGTCCGGCTACCAGGGTGCGGAGTCGGTCGGTGCGGTCATCCTCGACGCGGTCGCGCGGGTCAAGGCCGCGAACCCCTCGGCGCTCTACTGCTGCGACCCCGTCATGGGTGATGTCGGGCGGGGGTTCTTCGTCCGCGAGGGGATCCCCGAGTTCATCCGCGACGAGGTGGTCCCTCGAGCCGACATCATCACCCCCAACCACTTCGAGCTGGAGTTCCTCGTCGGGCGCCCGCTCGCGACCCAGCAGGCCGTCGTGGCGGCGGCCGAGGAGCTGGGCGCTCGCGGTCCGCAGGTCGTCCTCGTCACCTCGACCCTGACCGAGGACACTCCCGGCGACTGCATCCAGATGACCTGTGTCGCCCATGCCGGTGCCTGGGTCGTGACGACTCCGCTGCTGCCGATGACGGTCAAGGGTGGTGGCGACGTCACGGCGGCGCTGTTCCTCGCGCACTACCTGACCGATGGGCCACGGCTCGCGCTGGTGCGCACGGCGGCGACGATGCACGCGATCCTCGAGGGCACCCACGCCGCGGGCAGCGAGGAGATGCTCCTCGTCGCGGGGCAGGACGCCATCGCCCAACCTGGGGAAACCGTGGAGATTTCGCAGATTCGTTGACGGGGTCCGATCACATCGCGTTATGCTCGCTTCGCGCCGTTCCGCATGACCACCCCTGACCGTGCGGAACGGCGCCTTTTCATGCCCACCCCCACCGGGCCGTATGCCGCTGCGCTCGGTCGGGCGCCGGTGGCGCGCTCCTCGGGTGGCTGGGTGGCTGGCTGCGACACGATCGGCCCGTCTGCCGATGTCTCAGGTTTTCCCTAGAGGCCCGTATAGCCTCCGATCGTGGACCCCATCACGAACCCGTACGCCCCGGGCGCGGGGCAGCGTCCCCCCGAGCTCGCCGGCCGCGACGAGCAGCTGCGGACCTTCGACGTCGTGCTCGAGCGCATCGCCCGCGGGAGGTCGGAGCGGTCGATCGTCCTCACCGGCCTGCGCGGAGTGGGCAAGACCGTCCTGCTCAACGCGCTGCGATCCTCGGCCGTGCGAGCGGACTGGGGCACCGGCAAGCTGGAGGCGCGGCCCGACCAGCGGCTGCGTCGGCCCCTCGCCGCCGCCGCGCACCAGGCGGTGCGCGAGCTCGGACACCCTCGGGGCGACGAGGTCGACCAGGTGCTCGGCATCATCAAGTCCTTCGCGCTGCGTGACGCCGCGAGCGGGAGCAAGCTGCGGGACAAGTGGCAACCGGGCATCGACGTGCCCGCCGTGCCCGGCCGGGCCGACTCCGGCGACATCGAGATCGACCTCGTCGAGCTCTTCACCGACATCGGCGGGCTCGCCGCCGACCTCGGCAAGGGGGTGGCCTTCTTCGTCGACGAGATGCAGGACCTCGGGCCCGAGGACGTCTCCGCCGTCTGCGCGGCGTGCCACGAGATCTCCCAGTCCGGTCTGCCCGTCATCGTCGTCGGGGCCGGGCTGCCGCACCTGCCGGCCGTGCTGTCGGCCTCCAAGTCCTACTCCGAGCGGCTCTTCCGCTACCAGCGCATCGACCGGCTGCCCCGCGACGCCGCCGACCAGGCCCTCGTGGGCCCCGCCGCAGAGGAGGGGTGCGCGTTCACCGACGAGGCGCTCGAGGCGATGTACTCCGTGACCGCCGGCTACCCCTACTTCATCCAGGCCTACGGCAAGGTCGTCTGGGACGTGTCCCCCTCCTCGCCCATCTCGGCGCAGGACATCCGGGTCGCCGCACCGGAGGCCGAGTCCGAGCTCGCGGTCGGCTTCTTCGGCTCCCGGTTCGAGCGGGCCACGCCCGCCGAGCGCGAGTACCTCCGGGCCATGGCGGACGCCGCGCTCGTCCGGGGGCCCGGCGACCAGGCCACCACGGAAGGCCACGGTGACGCGGGAGCGAGCCCAGCGGCATACGGCATCGTCGACGAGCTCGACGCCGTCGCGACCTCCGCGGTGGCTGACCTCCTGGGGCGCAAGCCCCAGTCCCTCTCTCCCGCACGGGATGCGCTGATCAAGAAGGGACTCATCTACTCCGGCGAACGCGGGCAGATCGCGTTCACGGTGCCGCACTTCGGGCGGTACCTGCGCACTCAGGCCTGAGGCGCAACCAGCGGGCCAGGGCGGCGGCCAGGAGCAACCACCGCAGCCACTGCGGGCGTCAGACCCAGGCGCAGGAGCTGGGGGGTGACGGGTCAGTGGAGGTGGTCGCCCCAGTCCGGGGGAACCCGGTCGCGCGGCCCGGGGACGCCTTGGTCCTCGGGATGGTGGTCGGGAGGAGCCAGCGGCGGACCCTCGACGAACTCCTGGGTGCGGTAGTCGTAGAACCACGTCTCGCCCGGCTCGAAGCTGCGCACCACCGGGTGCCCGGTCATGCGGAAGTGGCGAGTCGCGTGCTGGGCGGGCGAGGTGTCGCAGCAGCCGACGTGTCCGCACGCGGCGCAGCGCCGCAGGTGGACCCACCATCCGCCGGCGGCCACGCAGTCCGCGCAGCCGGTCCCGCTCGGGGGCGCCGTCGGGTCGATGTCGGGGAGGTCTCCGGGAGGGACGGCCATGACGGCAGCCTAAGCCGCGCGCCGGCATCCTGCGCCTTCTCGACGCGGTCTGGCTAGGCTGAGAGGGTCCGGACTCGCCTCGCCTGAATGGATGTGTCGATGAACGCTGAGCTCCACGACCGACCGGAGACCGTGGTCCCCGGCTTCTGGATGACCATCCTCGGATCCATCCTGGCCGTGATCGCACCGCTCGCCGGCTTCCTCGGAGGAAGCAGCACCGGAGCGGTGGCCCGAGAAGGCCAGCTGGGCACATGGCTGCTCGTCGGCCTCGTCATCGGGGGCCTCGGGGTGCTCGTCGCGTTCGTGGGCGCCCAGCGGTGGTGGCGGGCCACCCACTGACCGGATCCGCGTCCCCTGCCGGATTTGTCCGGCTCTGGCCTAGCGAATTCGTCTCGGACGCGACAGACTGTCCGGCGTGATCGGCGCAGACTTCCAGACGGTCCTCGCTGACGCCCAGGGCGGTGACGAGTACGCGTTCGCCCGACTCTGGCGTGACCTCAACCCCGCGCTCCTGCGCTACCTGAGTCTCGGTGGCGAGATGGCCGAGGAGGTCGCGGCCGAGACCTGGACCACGGTGGTCCGTGGTCTGGCCCGCTTCGAGGGGGATGAGACCGCCTGGCGCGCGTGGGTGTTCACCACGGCTCGACGACGTGCGGTGGATGCAGGACGCAAGCGCGCCCGCGAGGCCGGCCTCGGCTGGCGCGCGAACACGTGGGCGGCCGAGGTGTCGCCGGACAGCGCCGAGGCGGTCATCGAGGCGGCGACCACCGAGGACATGCTGCGACTGGTCCGGACCCTCCCCGCGAGTCAGGCTGAGGCGGTGCTCCTCCGGGTCGTCGCCGGCCTGCCCGTGGCTGAGGTGGCGGAGCTGCTCGGACGCAGCCCGGGTTCGGTTCGGGTGGCGTGCCATCGGGGTCTGGAGAGCCTGGCGAAGAAATTGTCGAAGCAGGACGTAACGGATGGCGCCCTGCGGGCGCTTCGGGGGTGACATGAGCAACGAAAAGCAGAGCGAGGGGTTCCCCGACCGGGCCGGGTCGCACGACGACCTGCTCGATGAGGTCGCGGCGAACCCTGAGCTGGCTCGGGTGGCCTTCCTCCTCTCCGCCCGGCCCAGCGATCGGGAGCTGTCCGGTCTCGACGGTCCCCTCGATGCGTTCCGGGCTCAGGTCACCGCCCCGAAACCCCAACGACGGAGACCCTCCATGATCTCAACGCTCGCCGGCGCGAAGCTCGGCGCGACCATCGCCGGTATCGCCGTGGGCCTCGGTGGTGCAGCCACCGTGGCCTACGTCTCAGCCAGCACCCCGGCCACGCCCGAGACCCACGCCACCGCCGCCACCACGCCCTCCCAGGCGGATGCTGCAGCAGACGCGAGAGAGAACGGAAAGGGCGAGGGCAAGAAGGACAAGGCCACCCCCGTCGGCCCCGACGCGACTGGTTGGGCCGCTTTCGGCCTCGGCACTGCCTGGAAGGGCGTCGCCGGCAATGGCAAGGCCATGGAGTC is a genomic window containing:
- a CDS encoding ATP-binding protein, whose protein sequence is MDPITNPYAPGAGQRPPELAGRDEQLRTFDVVLERIARGRSERSIVLTGLRGVGKTVLLNALRSSAVRADWGTGKLEARPDQRLRRPLAAAAHQAVRELGHPRGDEVDQVLGIIKSFALRDAASGSKLRDKWQPGIDVPAVPGRADSGDIEIDLVELFTDIGGLAADLGKGVAFFVDEMQDLGPEDVSAVCAACHEISQSGLPVIVVGAGLPHLPAVLSASKSYSERLFRYQRIDRLPRDAADQALVGPAAEEGCAFTDEALEAMYSVTAGYPYFIQAYGKVVWDVSPSSPISAQDIRVAAPEAESELAVGFFGSRFERATPAEREYLRAMADAALVRGPGDQATTEGHGDAGASPAAYGIVDELDAVATSAVADLLGRKPQSLSPARDALIKKGLIYSGERGQIAFTVPHFGRYLRTQA
- a CDS encoding UBP-type zinc finger domain-containing protein, giving the protein MAVPPGDLPDIDPTAPPSGTGCADCVAAGGWWVHLRRCAACGHVGCCDTSPAQHATRHFRMTGHPVVRSFEPGETWFYDYRTQEFVEGPPLAPPDHHPEDQGVPGPRDRVPPDWGDHLH
- a CDS encoding penicillin-binding transpeptidase domain-containing protein produces the protein MRRGTSTRRTISAAVSLVLATSLTAGCSLFESDPDPADTATALARGLARGDLTGVTLSGTTAQQATAFLKGVYEDLGDLRPSVAVAGVVPDEEGTSATATLRTTWDVSASAQDWTYETQVPLTLAENTWQVRWAPSVVAPELAADETLDIVRTWPRRADIVDRRGGRLMTEREVAHIGIDKTKVSGATATRSARALAEVVGVDGTAFADRVAAAGPKAFVAAITLRVTDPTLADNVDRIDSVDGALRVPAMQVLAPTRTWAAPILGRVAEATAEQIEKSGGVLEVGDVVGQNGLQLRYDERLRGKPGVAVHAVQRGKDGSAIDKRELFAEPSEKAEPLAVTLDAKAQTAAEAALAEQTKRPTALVAVKVSTGEVLAAAVGPGAEQAPLALAGKEAPGSTFKIASALALIRKGATAETKLPCTDTLTVNGRVFGNYSRYPSSQLGDIPLERAVAYSCNTAFISQHEKVSQDELIAAAESLGMGEELDLPFTGFLGSVPPTDDVVERAASFIGQGRVEASPLTMALVIASVMRGETVRPRLVVTDTALPAPATPLRQEEAEVLRRALRAVVTEGSGTVLRTVGVEYAKTGTAEFGTTNPPRTHAWMVAGRGDLAIAAYHEEGPSGTTHAAPFIIDFLRSYDAEDAG
- a CDS encoding App1 family protein, translating into MSRPHAAAIIEDAFNEQVERLLRGRGWGNRVVTHIGYGTSTYVRVFARIVLGRRGEAGPPERQDATGALVPRRYDRGWRVFVTAPAAGVPVVVTIGDREVYGRSDRGGYIDVVAHDHGLGPGWQQVVVAAQGTDPVPADIFVVGDDVTFGIVSDIDDTVITTMLPRPMIAAWNTFVRSGKSRRAVAGMAPMYRRLLAAHRGAPIVYLSTGAWNTTPTLTRFLVEAGYPLGPFLMTDWGATNTGWFRSGQEHKRSALHRLARDFPHITWLLVGDDGQHDPQIYAEFAEARPDRVGAVCIRQLTPTEQVLSHPMGRAEGPHRGWASRTAPTFLAPDGDGLLRMLDEAGMVGEPVAADEQPSRPPVT
- the pdxY gene encoding pyridoxal kinase PdxY, whose protein sequence is MKILSIQSHVAYGHAGNSAAVFPLQRLGHDVYPVLTVTFSNHTGYGATRGPLIAPDDIAEVLLGIEERGAFPHIDAVLSGYQGAESVGAVILDAVARVKAANPSALYCCDPVMGDVGRGFFVREGIPEFIRDEVVPRADIITPNHFELEFLVGRPLATQQAVVAAAEELGARGPQVVLVTSTLTEDTPGDCIQMTCVAHAGAWVVTTPLLPMTVKGGGDVTAALFLAHYLTDGPRLALVRTAATMHAILEGTHAAGSEEMLLVAGQDAIAQPGETVEISQIR
- the fdhD gene encoding formate dehydrogenase accessory sulfurtransferase FdhD; translation: MGRVTQRTKVTVVDVSGDRPTSRSRTDTVTVEEPLELRVGGTPLTVTMRTPGHDIELVHGFLLTEGIIRDAADVSLARYCEGAVVSGESGFEENTYNVIDVTLAPGVAQPAAELARNFFTSSSCGVCGKASIEQLRARTQWPVRDDATRWPAAVITAMPERMRSEQRSFDKTGGLHAAGLFGPGGELLAVREDVGRHNAVDKVLGWALLSGRLPATGCVLMVSGRASFELTQKALMGGVPCLAAVSAPSSLAVETASDAGMTLLGFVRGATLNVYSRGDRLRFP
- the glp gene encoding gephyrin-like molybdotransferase Glp, coding for MPHTSVAEHRIALRHVIGAAATEVIPVDRHALGRRLAEPLLAIDDLPRFDSSAMDGYAAVPETPDQRVFLVVGDVAAGDAAGFVLEPGQAARVMTGARLPTGAVGVVPVEQTDAERTGPAPRQVTFAAPVAPGRHVRKQAEDIAAGVPVAGTGAPLTAAVIALARSAGCTEAVVHVPTRVAVVATGAELTVPGVDPGRGGIHESNSEMVAALASAAGCSVTRVATCTDDPGALEGLLTELSAAPDVDLVITTGGVSAGAYEVVRQVCEPRESFSFVHLAMQPGGPQGLGRWDGMPVVCLPGTPVGAFVSFEMLVRPALDERHGAPARGASSAAYVGRPRHTRAGMVQFISGVVAPDGTVSAPDARHLSALAGSNALIEVPETVEQIVPGDIVTVHPL
- the mobA gene encoding molybdenum cofactor guanylyltransferase, whose amino-acid sequence is MQPSLARAAAVVLTGGASSRMGRHKPAIHVAGRAIVERVVGAVGGWPLVVVGSGAAVPEGTRVVSEEPPGGGPVAGIAAGWAALTTGTDAAGLAPSGPDVVLVLAGDLPFLTRAHLEALVAAAEGSVAVTWSSTGPNWLCAAWPAELLRERLAAVGSPAGVSVRRLLGDVPRVEVRDEADVATDVDTPEDLEAARRRADGSEAPGS
- a CDS encoding YciI family protein, with product MAIFAIQYTYPEDMTEQLKIRPDHRDWLTGLPGLRAAGMYQAGHDEFSEGEVTVEEPPNGALIIVEADSLADVLATFEEDPYWAGGYVLRRVVREWNPPLGPWVADASQGNA
- a CDS encoding Fpg/Nei family DNA glycosylase; this translates as MPELPEVQALVDFLAERTAGLAVTKVELASISALKTFNPPPQSLEGAPIDGVHRHGKFLDIDCDGTHLVFHLARAGWLRWSDQLPTTVLRPGKSPIALRVRLSDGSGFDLTEAGTKKSLAAYIVRDPKEVPGVARLGPDPLADDFTLERFRELLTGRRTQIKGLLRDQEVIAGVGNAYSDEILHVAKVSPFAIAGSLPPDVVDRLYAALRETLSSAVHAASGKPAKELKDAKRAGMRVHARTGQACPECGDVVREVSFADTSLQYCATCQTGGKPLADRRMSRLLK